In Candidatus Thermoplasmatota archaeon, the genomic stretch GGTCTTCAGGAGCTCGACGCCGTTCATGTTGGGCATGCGGTAGTCGGCGAGCACGAGGTGGAAGCGCTCCCTCTCCAGGACCTCGAGGGCGCGCAGCGGGTCGTTTGCGGTGGTGAGCTTGGCGCGGAAGTTCTTCGCGCGGCGAAGCGTGAGCGCGAGCGCGTCGAGCACCTCCTGCTCGTCGTCGACGACGAGGATGCGGAACTCCTCGGGCGCGACCTCGCTCATGCGCCCGCCCCCGCTCGTTCGATGGGTAGCCGGATCGCGAACTTCGTGCCCTCGCCTACCTTGCTCGTCACGTTCACCTCTCCTCCATGCGCCTTGATGATGTTGTAGCTGATCGAGAGCCCAAGCCCGGTCGATCCCTTCTCCTTCGTCGTGAAGAAGGGGTCGAAGATCTTCGGAAGCGCCTCGGGCCGGATGCCCGACCCCGTGTCCTCGATCTCGATGACCACGTGCGCGCTCTCGCGACGCGTGCGCAGCCAGATCGTGCCGCGGTCCTCGATGGCCTGCGCGGCGTTCACGAGCATGTTCATAACGACCTGGTTGATCTGGCCGCCGTCGCAGCGCACGGGCGGAAGCTCCGAGAGCTCCTCCACGACCCGGATGCGGTGGCGGAACTGCGGCGCGAAGATCGTCACCGTGTCCCGCATGTTCGCGTTGAGGTCGACAAGCTCGCGTTTGTCGGCTTGTGGGCTTGCGAAGTTCTTGAGGTTGAGGACGATCTGGCTGATCCGGTCCAGGCCTTTGAGGTTGTTTTCGAGGAGGCGCTGGCCGTCGTGCAGGAGGAACCGGCACGCGTCGGAGCGGACGAACTCCTGCGCGTCCTGCCCGGAGAGCGCGCGGCCGTCGCGCGCGGCCATGGCAAAGGGCTCGGCCTGGAAGTCCTTGCAGAATTCGAGGAGGTTCTCCGTGTTGCTCTTGACGAAGGCAAGCGGGTTGTTGATCTCGTGCGCAACACCGGCGACGAGCTGACCAAGCGCGGCCATCTTCGCGCTCTGGATGAGCTTGTACGTGCGGCGCTCCACCTCTTCCTCGAGGTGCTGGGTGTAGCGGATGAGCTCGTCCTCGAGCTTCTTGCGCTCGGTGATGTCCGTGAGCGTCACGACGATCTTGTCCACGCGCCCTCCGTCCACGATGGGCACGGCGTTCACGATCGCGTGCACGCGCTCGCCCTGCGGCGGAGCGAGGTCGACCTCGAGGCCCGCCACGGCGGCCCCGCTTCGCAGCCGGTCGAGCACCTCGGAGAGGCGCGCGTCGGCCCCGGCCGGCGGGAACATGGCCCCCGAGGTGGCCTCCGCGGCGAGGCCCGCCATCTCGAGCCAGCGGCGGTTGCTGAACAGGTACCGGCCCTCGGGGTCTAGCGCCAGGATGCCGTCGGCGCTGTTGTCCATGATCGTGGCGAGCAGGCGGTTGCGCTCGTCGAGGTCGCGCTCGAGGCGCTTCTTCTCCGTGACGTCGCGGTACGTCCACACGCGGCCCAGGTACTCGCCGCGCGTGTCGCGGATGGGCTCGCTGTGCTCGTGCACGACGCGGTAGCGCGGCAGCACGAGCTCGATCTCCTGGTCGATCGTGCCGCCGGTCTCGTAGACCTCGAGCGTGGCGTCGAAGCGGCCTGGCTCGGCGTAGTGGCTGCGGGCCTTGTCGCGGATGGCCTGCGAGGGCGCGCGCTCGACCTCGTCGGGCGCGATGCCGAAGATCTCGCAGAAGCGCGAGTTTGCCGCCACGATGCGCTTGTCGCGATCGACGAGGAGGAGCCCGTCGATCGTGGTGGAGAAGATCGTCTCGAGGTTGCGCTTGGTCGATTCGAGGCGCGCGTTTGTCTCCGTGAGCTCGCGCGTGCGCTCGGCCACGAGGGCCTCGAGCTCCTCGGCGTACTGGCGAAGCTTCGCTTCGAGCGCTGCCTTCTCGGTGACGTCGTTCACGAGGAGCACCGCGCCGCGCAGGCCGCCGCCGGCCTCGAGCAGCGGAACGCCCGCGACGCTGATGACAAGGTGCCGTCCGTAGAGCGTGACGTAGTCGATGACGAGGTCGCGGAAGGGCTTTCCGGCCAGCAGGTCCGAAAGCTTGTCCACGAACGCGGGCTGCGAGCGGACGGTGGGCAGGTCGAAGATGCGCTCGAACCAGCCGCGCGGCACCTCGCCCTCCTTGCGGCCCATGAGCTTGAGCAGGTGCGGATTCTCGTACGTGATGACGCCCGCGCCGTCGAGGTAGGCGATGCCCACGGGCGAGTTCTCGACGATGTCCTGGTTGAAGTTCTTGAGCTCGATGAGCTCCTGCTCGGCGCGCTTGCGGTCGGTGATGTCCTTGACGAAGGCCACGTGCGTGAGCTTGCCGTGGATGTCGGTCACGCCCGCCGAGATCTCGACGGGCACGCTCGCGCCGTCGGCGCGAAGGAGGAACGTCTCGTACGTGGCGGGAGCCTCCTCGCCGCGCGAGCGGCGGGCGTAGATCTCCCGCACCTTGGGCAGCGACTCGGGCGCCACGAGATCGCGAAAGCCCATGGAGAGGAGCGCCTCCGTCGAGTGGCCCGTGACGCGCGCGAACTCGTCGTTCACGTACACGAAGCGGCCCTCCTCCTCGCCCACGTCCTGCAGGATCGCGACGCCCGCGCGGGCCCGCGAGGGCGTCTCCACGACGGCCTCGTACATCGCCTGCGCGTGATGGCGCTCCGTCACGTCCGTGGCCACGCCAAGCACGCCGGCGATCGTCCCGTCGGCGGCGCGGAGGGGGGCGTATTGGGTCTCGAAGACGACGCCGCGGACAAGGCCGGCGGCGGTGAAGGACTCGCCGGCGAGCGCGCGGCGGACGTTCTCCACGATCCAGGGCTCCTCCGAGTACACGTCTTCGACGCCCCGGCCCACCACTTCGCCGGGGCGCCAGCCTAGCGCCGAGAGACCCCGCCCCTCGCTGAGCGTGAAGCGCAGGTCGCGGTCCACGGCAAAGAGCACGATGGGAGCGCTTGCGACGACCGTGTGAAGGCGCTCCTCGGCTTCTTGGGCGGCCGCCTCGGCGGCCTTGCGCGCGGTGAGATCGCGCACGAGCACGACGAGCTTGGGCGCGCCGCCGTCCTCCAGGAGCTTTGCCGCCACCTCGACGGGGACGCGTCGCCCTTCGCGCGTGAGAAGGCGCGACTCGTACCGGTCGCCTTCGCGCCCCACCGCGTCGCGCGCGCGAAGCTTGGCGTCAAAGAGCGGCCGGTCCTCCGGCGCGATCAGGGCGTAGGGATCCTCGAGCGCAAGGAGCGACTCGCGCGGGTAGCCGGAGAGCGCGCAGAAGGCGTCGTTGGCAAACGTGAACCGGCGCCCCTCCACGATGAGCACGCCTTCGCCAAGGTCGCTCTGCGCCCGCAGCAACGCCTCGTAGCGGGCGGTCTGGAGGCGCAGGCTCTCCTCGGCCTGCCGCCGCTCGGTGATGTCGGTGAGCGCGCCCACGATCCCCGTGACCGTGCCGTTCTCGACGACGGGCGCCTCGTTCACCTCGACCCACAGGAGCTTCCCGTCGCGCCGGCGGAGCTCCAGCTCGTAGGGCGGCTGCCGCTCGCCGGTCGCAAGCGCCCGCTGCGTGAGCGCAAAGCCCACCGCGTTGGCCGGATGGTCCGTCACGAAATCGGTCCAGCGCACCTTGGCCTCCTCGGGGTCGCAACCGAGGAACTCGCGCGAGCGGGGGCTCACGTAGGTGATGACGTGGTCGGGCGTGTGCACGTAAAACAGGTTTGTCGAGTTCTCGACGATCGAGCGGAGCCGCTCGCGGGAGGCCGAGAGCGCCTCCTCGGCGCGCTTCTGCTGCTCGTAGAGCTGCGCGTTGCGGATGGCGACGGCGGCTTGGCTTGCAAAGGCCCGTACGACCTCCACGTGGCCGGCGTCATACTCGTCCTCGACGTCCGACCAGAGGCCGATCACGCCCACGACCTGCCCCTCGGCAAGAAGCGGCACGCCAAGCCAGCAGAGCGTGGCCGGACCAAAGGGCTGGATGCCAAGCTTGCGGCAGGTCGCCTGGTAGTCGTGCGCGATGAGCAGGGGCTCGCGCGTGCGGATGACGTACTCCGTGAGGCCGTTGGCAAGGCCGCGCTGCTTGCGGGGCAGGCGCTTTCCGCGCTCGTAGTAGAGCGGGAACTCCAGAAGCCCCTCGCGCTCGCGGTAGAGGCACACGTACATGCTGTCGGTGCTCATGAGGCGAGAGAGCTCCTCCCGGATGGCCTCGGAGAGCGCTTCGGCGTTGAGCTTCAGGGCCAGGCGGCGCCCGATGGCGTTGAGCGTCTCGAGCTCCTGCGCGCGCCGCTGCGCCTCGCGGTACAGCTCGCGGAGCGTCTCGCGCGACCGCGAGAGGCGGGCGCCGGCGGTCTTCGCCTCGCCGTGGAGCGCCGCGTTCTCGACGGCAAGCGCGGCGAGCTTGGCAAAGAAGGAGAACTGCTTGGCCGAGCGGGTCGTGGGCGCCTTCCCGTTCGAAGGCCTGCGCGCGAGCAGGAACCCCAGCGCCGCGCGGCCGGAGCCGCGCAACGGGACGACGACGGCGGCGCCGCGCGAGGCGCGCGTTCCCGCGTCAAGCTCGCGGACCTCGCGGGGGCGAAGATAGCGGGAATCTCCCAAGCGCTTCCCCGCCGAAAGCAGCTTTCGCGCGTCCTTTGCGGTCGGGACCGATCGAGCGACGCGCTTTGCCTTGGAAGGCGCAAGCCCGGCCGCGGCGGCCAGTTGCACGGCGCCGTCGGGGGCAAAGACGTGGATCGAGACCTCCTGCCATCCGCAAGCTTCCCGCATCGATTGGGCGATGTCCTGCAGGACGACGCCGCCGCGCGGAGCGGGGCTGCGCTGCGGGCGCTCCGGCACCGAGCGAGGTTTTTCCGCTTGCGTTGAAAGGTTTCTCAGCCGGCCCACGGCCCTTCCCCAAGGAGGTTGATATTTATGGTTGAGAAAAAGCGCTCAACTATATAAGAGTATGGATTTGTGAGCCCATGGTCTTGTTCGTCGAGACCGTCGGCATCGTGGGTGCGGGCGTCATGGGATCGGCCATCGCCGAGATCGCCGCGCTCTCCGGGCGGCGCGTGCTTCTCCACGACGCGGACCCGGACGCGCTGGCCCGAGGGCGCAAACGGGCGGCGGGCCTCCTCCACGAGCTTGCCGACTTCCAGGAGCGCAAGGCCGACCGCGAGATCGAGCGCCTCGCGCGCGAGGACGGCGTCGAGCTCTCGTCCGACCAGCAGGCGCGCCTGCGCGAGCGCCGGCGGCCCACCTTCACCGCCGCGCGCGCCGCCGAAGCCCTCGCGCGCGTGACCGCCGCCCCCGACCTCTCGTCGTTCTCCGCGTGCGACCTCGTGATCGAGGCCGTCGTGGAGGACGTCGCCGTGAAGCGGGAGGTCCTCGCAAAGCTCGAATCGGTCGCTCCCCGCCACGCGATCCTCGCCACGAACACCTCCTCGCTCACCGTTTCGAACCTCGCAAGGGCGCTTTCACGGCCGCAACGGTTCCTCGGTCTCCACTTCTTCAACCCTCCCTCGGACCTTCCGCTCGTGGAAGTCGTCGCCGGCGCGCAGACGGACGAGGCCGCCGTGGAGGACGCGACGGCCTTCGTGCGCGACCTTCGCAACCACCGCTCGGGCATGCTGCCCGTGCGCGTGAAAGATGGGCCGGGCTTCCTCGTGAACCGCGTGCTGGGCCGCATGCTCGCGGAGGCGTTCCTGTGCCTGGAGGACGGCGTCGCCGCCCGCTCCGACATCGACCTTGCGATGCGGGCCGGCGCCGGCTTTCCGGTGGGCCCCCTTGCCCTTGCCGACCACGTGGGGCTCGACGTGCTCGCGCACGCGATGCGCGCCTTGGACGAGCAGGGATTCCCCCGCGAGCAGCGGCGCCCGCGCGTCGTGGACGAGCTCGTCGCGGCGGGCCGGCTGGGCCGCAAGACGGGCGCGGGATTCTACGAGTACGAGCCGTCCGCCACCTTGCGATGAATGATCATCGCAGGACCGGCGGCCCAACGCGCGCCGGAGAGGATCGGTTTTCCCCGTCACACCGCCGTTCCGAAACGGTTTTCGCGTCGCGGCCGGTTGGTCCTCGGTCATGAGCGAGCCGCGCTTCGTCCGCTCGCGCGTCGAGGGAGCCACGGGAATCCTCACGCTCGACCATCCGCCCGTGAACGCGCTGTCGCCCTCCGTGCTCGAGGAGCTCGGCCGCGCGTTTGCCGCGCTCGAAGCAAACGCCGAGCTTCGCGCGGTCGTGGTGGCCGCCTCGGGCACAAACGCGTTCTCCGCCGGCGCCGACGTGCACGAGCTTGCCAAGCTGTCGCCCGAGGACGCGCGGTCGGTCGTCGCGCTTGGCCAACGGACATTCCTCGCGTTGGAACGTTCGCGGTTTGCCGTCGTGGCCGCCGTGCAGGCGCTTGCGCTGGGCGGGGGCCTCGAGCTTGCGCTTGCGTGCGACCTTCGCGTCGCCGGCGAGCGCGCGCGCTTTGCCGCGCCGGAGGTGCAGCTTGGCCTCGTGCCCGCCTGGGGCGGCACGCAGCGCCTGGCGCGGCTCGTCGGGCCGGGGCGGGCCAAGGAGATGATCCTCACGGGCGCCTGGGTGAACGCGAGCGAGGCGCTGCGCATGGGGCTTGTGAACAAGGTCGTTCCGGACGGGGACGAGCTTCGAGCGGCGCTCGACGTGGCGCGGCTCATCGGGGCCAAGGCGGCTCCGCTTGCCGTCGGGGCGGCCAAGCGCGCGATCCGGGAAGGGCTCGACGGAACCCTCGACGAGGGCCTTGCGCTCGAGGCGGAGGCGGTGGAATCGCTCGCCGCGTCGTCCGACCTTCGCGAGGGCCTTGCGGCCATGCTGGAGAAGCGCCCGCCCAAGTTCACGGGGACCTAGCGGTGCCGCGCACGTTCGCGTTCTCCCCGGAGGAGGAGGCGTTCCGCCGGGAGGTCCGAACGCTCCTGCGGGACGAGATCGCGCCGGAGCTTCCGTCGCTTCGCGAGGCGGCGGAGAAGCACGCCTTCCCGCGCGCGCTCGTGGACCGCCTTGCGCGCCGCGGCCTCTTGGGGCTTGCCGTGCCAAGGGAATGGGGCGGGGCTGGGCGAGGCGAGGCGGCCCATTGCATCGCGCTCGAGGAGCTGGGGCGCCTCGATGCGAGCCTTGCCACGATCGTTGGCGCGCACGCTGGCATCGGCACCGTTCCCATCCTGCTCCACGGCACGGACGAGCAGCGCGCCCGCTGGCTTCCCGACCTCGCCTCGGGCCGCCGGATCGCGGCGTTTGCGCTCACGGAGCCCGCGGCCGGGTCGGACGCGGCAAGCCTGCGCACGCGCGCGCGGCGCGAGGGCGACGCGTGGGTCCTATCCGGCTCCAAGCTGTACGTGACAAACGGCGACGTGGCCGACACGCTTGTGGTCTTCGCCGCGACGCGAGAGGAAGCCGGGCCCAAGGGCATCACGGCGTTTGTGGTCGAGCGGCCCAACCGCGGGGTTCGCGTGGGCGCCGTCGAGGACAAGCTTGGCATCCGCGCTTCCACGACGGCCGAGCTCGTGTTCGAGGACTGCCGCGTTCCGGCGGGCAACGTGCTTGGCGAGGTGGACAGGGGGTTCGCCGTCGCGCTCACCGCGCTCGACGGCGGGCGGGTGGCCTTGGCAGCGGGCGTTCTCGGCGGCGCACTTTCCCTGCTGGAGCGCTGCGCGCAGCGTCTGCGCGGGCGCGCCTTGGACGGGGAGAGCGTGGAGGACCGCCAGGCGGACCTGTTCCGGCTCGCGGACATGGCCGCCGACACGCACGTTGGGCTTCTGGCCACGTACCAGGCGGCCGCGCTCGTGGAGGAATACTACGGGATGCTCCGCGGGCGCCGGGAGCCTCCGGCGGAGCTTCGCCGCTCCGTCTCCCGTCAGGCCGCGATCGTGAAGGTGTTCGCAAGCGAAGCGGCCTCGCGCGCGGCGGAGCGGGCGCTTGCCATCGAGGGCCTTTCCGGGCTGGCCGACGGTCGTCCCGTCGAGCGCGCGCTACGGGACGCGCCCATCGGCGAGATCTTCGAGGGGACAAACGACATCCAGCGGCTCATCGTCGCCCGGAGCGTCCTTTCGGACCTCGGGGTCGGCTCCGCGTAGGCGGGCAAACGGTTTTGGCCACGGCCGCCCGTCGCGCCCGCATGGCCGCCGCCCCCACGTCCGATCCCGCGTGCGTCTTCTGCAAGATCGTCGCCCGGCAGATCCCCGCTCGCATCGTGCACGAGGACGAGGAGACGCTCGCCTTCCTCGACGTCCACCCGCTCGCGGAGGGCCACGCGCTTGTCGTTCCCAAGGCGCACCGCGCGCGCCTGGAGGACTTGAACGAGGACGAGGCGCGCGCGTTCTTTGCCACGGTCGTCAAGGTGAACCGCCGCTCGCGCAAGGCCACGGGCGCGCCCGCCACCACGCTTGCGGTCAACAACGGTCCGGAGGCGGGCCAGGAGGTCCCGCACCTGCACCTGCACGTCGTGCCCCGCGTGAAGGGGGACGGCGCGGGCGCGATCCACGCCCTGCGCTGGCCACGGCCGACCCTTGCGCCTGCCCGCATGGACGAGCTCACGAAGGAGATACGCCTGCTTCCGTAGCGGCTTCCGGGGCGGGCGCCGGGGGCAGCGCGCGCAGCACGCGCTCCCGGTCGAAGACGCCCTCGTCCGAGAAGGCGCCCAGCCGCGCGAGGCGGTTCACGTGCCAGCGAACGGTGCTCTTGGGCACGCCCGTGGCGCGCGCGATCGCGCCAAGCGAGTCGGCGCCGCGAAGCGCAAGGTGAAGGGCGACGCGCCGGGCCACGGGGGAGGCAAGCGCCACGCGCACGCGCCGCTGGGCGTCGTCGTCGCCGCTTCCGGCCGGGAAGTATCGGGTTCGGCGCCCCACGACGCGCGCCTCGACCAGCCCCGCGCCGCGCAGCACGCGAAGGTGGTGAAGCACGCTCGTGCGGTTGCGCGCGAGGGCCCGCGCGAGGCCCCCCGCGGCAAGGCCGGGGCGCGCCCGCACGAGCTCGCACAGCGCCGCGCGCGTCGCGTTTGCGAGCACGTCTTGACGGCGAAGGCGGGAGTAGAGGAGGAGCGCGGGCAGGAGCAGGAACGCAAGGAACACGAGGAGCAGCCACGCCGCAGGCGCGGGCGTCGCCGCGGCGCGCGCCGTCCCCTGCCAGGACGCGACCGGACCCGGCGGCCGTTCCGGCTCGACGCGAGCCGTGGCCGCGGCGCGCGGCGCCTCTTGCGCTTCGACCACCGCCGCGCGGATCCGAGCGGGGCGGGCCGTTCTCGTCGGCGGGCGCTTGGGCGCCGCCTGAGGGTTCGGACGACCCCTCCGCAGCGTCGGACGGCTTGAAGTAGAGGTTCTCGTAGCAGATCTGGGCGGCGTGGTAGAGAACGTAACCGGCAAGCGCGGTCTTGGATTGGCTGCGAAGGAGCACGGAGCCTTCGTACGAGAGCTCGCACGCCTCGCCCGGGAACGAGCGGTGCACGTCCGAGAGCGCCTGCCTGGTCCATCCGGGGAGGGCACGCCCTGCGGAGGGGATCGGCGGGCCTTCGCGCGAGCCGAACTCGCCCCAGGCTTGCATCCACCGCTGCCGGAAGGAAGCCGGGTCCTGCGGCGCGAACCAGAGACGCTCCTCGGCGGCGGCCAAGGCCTCCCGTGCGGTCCGCGAGCCGCCCAGCGTGAGGTTTGCCATCCACGACGATTGCAGGAGCTTGGCCGCTTCGGTCGTCCACCACGTGTGGTTCGTGGCGTTTGCCACGGGACCGACGAACGTGTTCTCCCTCGTGGCAAGCGCCGCCCAGTAGGCGGGCGACGTGAGGTTGCGCGCGGCCCGCTCCTGCTGATCGAGCCGGCACACCACGTCGCACTCGGCGTGCGGCGGCTCGGGCAGGGGAACCGGCGGGCAGCCGATGCAAACGTCGGCCGCCGCAAGCGGCGTGAGCAGGACGACGGCCATCGCCGTCCACGCAAGCGCCTTGGGTGCCCTCATCGCCTCTCTCCCGTCCACCGGTGCGTGGGCGGACGCTTAAGCCTTGCCGAGCGGCGCGCCCTCGCTCATACGATCTTGCGCATCGTCTCGGCAGGCGGGGCGCGTCCCCGCGGCCGGGTTGGATCCGGGTTCGAAGCGGCTGGCTTCAACTTGGGCGTCGCTTTGTTGCACGGCTTGGCGTGCGGGCTAGGGGCAGGTCTTCACGAGAGTTGCCGTCGCCGAGCCCACCGGCGAGGCGGCAAGCGCCGTGACCTTGAAGCACGGCTTTCCGGCCTCAAGCCGCAGGTAGATGTGCGCGCCGGAGGAGACGCTGCACGATCCCGCCGCGGCGCCCGCCCATTCGCATTCGAGGAGGGGGCTCTGCCCGGGATCGTAGAGATTGCCCTTGTAGATCTGGCGCGCCGTCACGCGGGCCCAACCGCCCAAGGCGAGCGATTCCCCGCCACCGCTCCAGGCGATCGAGTAGCACGCCTCACCGGGCGCAAGCGCGCCGCTGCAGGCGCTTGCGGACACGCGGCGAAGGTCGAGCGCAACGAAGGCGCACGCCAACCGCACGGCCGGATCGGGCACGCACGTGCGCTCCGTGGAGAGCGCCGAACCGGGAGGCATCAAGAGGGCGGCCAACGTCAGGCACAAGACAGCGAGCACGGCGCGTCCCATGCCGCCCGAGCAGGCGTCGTGGCCCTTGAACTTCGGGGACGGTTTGTTGCACGCCTCACTCGGCAAGCGTGAACAACCGGTCGTCGCCGCCCACGTCGAAGAAACCCAATCGCGCGCCGGCGTCGAGCCAGCCGTGCGCGTAGTTCACCGCGGCAAAGGCCGTCACGAGGTCGCCGTTGGCGCGGAAGTGCTCCGCGTCGCGGTGGTAGCTTTGCGCCATGCGCTGGAAGTCCTCGGCGACGCGGCGGAGGTGGCTTCGCTCGGGCGGCACGAGACGGATCTTCGCAAGCGCCGCGGCTGTCTTCCCAAGGTACTCGTCGATCTTGGCGTCCGTGATCTCACGGCGCGCGGCGGCGGATGCGTGCGACAAGGTTCCTCCGGCGGGCGCGCGCGAGCGCCCGCTGCGTGCGTTCGAGGGATTGCGCGATCTCCTCGCGAAGCTCGGCGATCGCGACGTTGCGGGGGAACTCGACCTCGAGGCCCAAGACCGTGGGGGCAAGCGCTCGCAGCTCCTCCTTCAGCCGGATGAGGCGCTCCGGCGGAAGCGCCTCGAGATCGGCGCGCAGGACGCGCTGTCCGATGCGGCGAAGGTCGAGGAACGCGGGCGCCTCCTCCGGCGCGGCGGGATGGGCGACAGGCGCGTGGTACTCGAGGCTGTCGTCCTCCACGCGCAACGGCTCCTCATCCCCGCCTTCTTCGCTCTCGGACGCGGAGACCTCGATCGCGCGCGCCGAT encodes the following:
- a CDS encoding response regulator, which translates into the protein MSEVAPEEFRILVVDDEQEVLDALALTLRRAKNFRAKLTTANDPLRALEVLERERFHLVLADYRMPNMNGVELLKTVRERWPETVRALVTGYSDVEIAMEAMDKAKIHYYVQKPWNNDELRLTVYEALKGGWSKGG
- a CDS encoding PAS domain S-box protein; the encoded protein is MPERPQRSPAPRGGVVLQDIAQSMREACGWQEVSIHVFAPDGAVQLAAAAGLAPSKAKRVARSVPTAKDARKLLSAGKRLGDSRYLRPREVRELDAGTRASRGAAVVVPLRGSGRAALGFLLARRPSNGKAPTTRSAKQFSFFAKLAALAVENAALHGEAKTAGARLSRSRETLRELYREAQRRAQELETLNAIGRRLALKLNAEALSEAIREELSRLMSTDSMYVCLYREREGLLEFPLYYERGKRLPRKQRGLANGLTEYVIRTREPLLIAHDYQATCRKLGIQPFGPATLCWLGVPLLAEGQVVGVIGLWSDVEDEYDAGHVEVVRAFASQAAVAIRNAQLYEQQKRAEEALSASRERLRSIVENSTNLFYVHTPDHVITYVSPRSREFLGCDPEEAKVRWTDFVTDHPANAVGFALTQRALATGERQPPYELELRRRDGKLLWVEVNEAPVVENGTVTGIVGALTDITERRQAEESLRLQTARYEALLRAQSDLGEGVLIVEGRRFTFANDAFCALSGYPRESLLALEDPYALIAPEDRPLFDAKLRARDAVGREGDRYESRLLTREGRRVPVEVAAKLLEDGGAPKLVVLVRDLTARKAAEAAAQEAEERLHTVVASAPIVLFAVDRDLRFTLSEGRGLSALGWRPGEVVGRGVEDVYSEEPWIVENVRRALAGESFTAAGLVRGVVFETQYAPLRAADGTIAGVLGVATDVTERHHAQAMYEAVVETPSRARAGVAILQDVGEEEGRFVYVNDEFARVTGHSTEALLSMGFRDLVAPESLPKVREIYARRSRGEEAPATYETFLLRADGASVPVEISAGVTDIHGKLTHVAFVKDITDRKRAEQELIELKNFNQDIVENSPVGIAYLDGAGVITYENPHLLKLMGRKEGEVPRGWFERIFDLPTVRSQPAFVDKLSDLLAGKPFRDLVIDYVTLYGRHLVISVAGVPLLEAGGGLRGAVLLVNDVTEKAALEAKLRQYAEELEALVAERTRELTETNARLESTKRNLETIFSTTIDGLLLVDRDKRIVAANSRFCEIFGIAPDEVERAPSQAIRDKARSHYAEPGRFDATLEVYETGGTIDQEIELVLPRYRVVHEHSEPIRDTRGEYLGRVWTYRDVTEKKRLERDLDERNRLLATIMDNSADGILALDPEGRYLFSNRRWLEMAGLAAEATSGAMFPPAGADARLSEVLDRLRSGAAVAGLEVDLAPPQGERVHAIVNAVPIVDGGRVDKIVVTLTDITERKKLEDELIRYTQHLEEEVERRTYKLIQSAKMAALGQLVAGVAHEINNPLAFVKSNTENLLEFCKDFQAEPFAMAARDGRALSGQDAQEFVRSDACRFLLHDGQRLLENNLKGLDRISQIVLNLKNFASPQADKRELVDLNANMRDTVTIFAPQFRHRIRVVEELSELPPVRCDGGQINQVVMNMLVNAAQAIEDRGTIWLRTRRESAHVVIEIEDTGSGIRPEALPKIFDPFFTTKEKGSTGLGLSISYNIIKAHGGEVNVTSKVGEGTKFAIRLPIERAGAGA
- a CDS encoding 3-hydroxyacyl-CoA dehydrogenase family protein, with product MVLFVETVGIVGAGVMGSAIAEIAALSGRRVLLHDADPDALARGRKRAAGLLHELADFQERKADREIERLAREDGVELSSDQQARLRERRRPTFTAARAAEALARVTAAPDLSSFSACDLVIEAVVEDVAVKREVLAKLESVAPRHAILATNTSSLTVSNLARALSRPQRFLGLHFFNPPSDLPLVEVVAGAQTDEAAVEDATAFVRDLRNHRSGMLPVRVKDGPGFLVNRVLGRMLAEAFLCLEDGVAARSDIDLAMRAGAGFPVGPLALADHVGLDVLAHAMRALDEQGFPREQRRPRVVDELVAAGRLGRKTGAGFYEYEPSATLR
- a CDS encoding enoyl-CoA hydratase-related protein — encoded protein: MSEPRFVRSRVEGATGILTLDHPPVNALSPSVLEELGRAFAALEANAELRAVVVAASGTNAFSAGADVHELAKLSPEDARSVVALGQRTFLALERSRFAVVAAVQALALGGGLELALACDLRVAGERARFAAPEVQLGLVPAWGGTQRLARLVGPGRAKEMILTGAWVNASEALRMGLVNKVVPDGDELRAALDVARLIGAKAAPLAVGAAKRAIREGLDGTLDEGLALEAEAVESLAASSDLREGLAAMLEKRPPKFTGT
- a CDS encoding acyl-CoA dehydrogenase family protein; protein product: MPRTFAFSPEEEAFRREVRTLLRDEIAPELPSLREAAEKHAFPRALVDRLARRGLLGLAVPREWGGAGRGEAAHCIALEELGRLDASLATIVGAHAGIGTVPILLHGTDEQRARWLPDLASGRRIAAFALTEPAAGSDAASLRTRARREGDAWVLSGSKLYVTNGDVADTLVVFAATREEAGPKGITAFVVERPNRGVRVGAVEDKLGIRASTTAELVFEDCRVPAGNVLGEVDRGFAVALTALDGGRVALAAGVLGGALSLLERCAQRLRGRALDGESVEDRQADLFRLADMAADTHVGLLATYQAAALVEEYYGMLRGRREPPAELRRSVSRQAAIVKVFASEAASRAAERALAIEGLSGLADGRPVERALRDAPIGEIFEGTNDIQRLIVARSVLSDLGVGSA
- a CDS encoding HIT family protein; this encodes MAAAPTSDPACVFCKIVARQIPARIVHEDEETLAFLDVHPLAEGHALVVPKAHRARLEDLNEDEARAFFATVVKVNRRSRKATGAPATTLAVNNGPEAGQEVPHLHLHVVPRVKGDGAGAIHALRWPRPTLAPARMDELTKEIRLLP
- a CDS encoding helix-turn-helix domain-containing protein; amino-acid sequence: MVEAQEAPRAAATARVEPERPPGPVASWQGTARAAATPAPAAWLLLVFLAFLLLPALLLYSRLRRQDVLANATRAALCELVRARPGLAAGGLARALARNRTSVLHHLRVLRGAGLVEARVVGRRTRYFPAGSGDDDAQRRVRVALASPVARRVALHLALRGADSLGAIARATGVPKSTVRWHVNRLARLGAFSDEGVFDRERVLRALPPAPAPEAATEAGVSPS
- a CDS encoding DUF357 domain-containing protein, with the protein product MSHASAAARREITDAKIDEYLGKTAAALAKIRLVPPERSHLRRVAEDFQRMAQSYHRDAEHFRANGDLVTAFAAVNYAHGWLDAGARLGFFDVGGDDRLFTLAE